Proteins found in one Homalodisca vitripennis isolate AUS2020 chromosome 4, UT_GWSS_2.1, whole genome shotgun sequence genomic segment:
- the LOC124360610 gene encoding LOW QUALITY PROTEIN: transmembrane protein 39A-A-like (The sequence of the model RefSeq protein was modified relative to this genomic sequence to represent the inferred CDS: deleted 1 base in 1 codon) — protein sequence MPGGRRNLSRSGSGRPPQPIFSTNDDINKSKLGLQCEGVSSKVVSPRHIPLPVLPHDSSLMFEIIMFSFTAMATFLQFLHLYRSVWWLPQSYTRYSMNFYLIDPYLVGFIGTILGRRLLYSLVSEAVMVWTPPSIWAVLQQLVRLLLLSIVLASLIWCTYNIMQNHPIVNIFYLCYPISVYFILFGLSVSPFFDVMSLPSLTTEESKAAARIMGKPLHSCSMSPQTIREEVDYLKTDFNIRMKQVLFSSVLNAYYAGFVPCCFAQNFLYYDIYWATQHLTFVWLGCFTMYLVQCYPVKYCDTLHRAALHLGKWARVEGRTMHLPSHIWTDSTLWHQGALVKHCKELYKAEGISNAAEPGNPSHTRFYSFFNNPAIPLCMVVGLQLSLVALQVVILVRVSEWYQVVSLALLLFANYYTLFKLSRDYLVCWKVYKAEAMIQDKITGG from the exons ATTGGGGTTGCAGTGTGAAGGTGTTTCGTCCAAAGTGGTATCTCCTCGACACATTCCCTTACCAGTGTTACCACATGATAGTAGTCTTATGTTTGAGATAATTATGTTCTCATTCACTGCTATGGCAACATTTCTACAA TTCCTGCATCTTTATCGTTCTGTTTGGTGGTTGCCACAGTCTTACACAAGATATTCTATG AATTTTTATCTGATTGACCCTTACCTAGTGGGGTTTATTGGCACAATATTGGGTCGCCGACTTCTATACAGCTTGGTGAGCGAAGCTGTCATGGTCTGGACACCACCATCTATATGGGCAGTTCTGCAGCAACTAGTCAG gttgTTGTTACTGAGCATTGTTCTGGCGTCGCTCATTTGGTGCACATACAACATCATGCAAAACCATCCaattgttaacatattttatctGTGTTATCC aatatctgtatattttattctctTCGGACTCAGTGTCAGTCCTTTTTTTGATGTTATGTCCTTACCTTCGCTCACCACTGAAGAGTCTAAAGCTGCTGCCAGGATTATGG GAAAGCCTCTTCACAGCTGTTCCATGTCTCCTCAGACTATCAGAGAAGAAGTGGATTATCTCAAGACTGATTTCAACATTCGCATGAAGCAAGTACTTTTCAGCTCTGTACTGAATGCGTACTATGCTGGATTTGTTCCCTGTTGTTTTGCTCAG AATTTCCTGTACTATGACATTTACTGGGCAACACAACACCTGACTTTTGTGTGGCTCGGGTGTTTCACTATGTACCTCGTCCAGTGCTACCCAGTTAA GTATTGTGATACACTGCACAGGGCAGCCCTGCACCTGGGTAAGTGGGCCAGAGTTGAAGGCCGCACCATGCATCTTCCTTCCCACAT CTGGACAGACTCCACCTTGTGGCATCAGGGAGCCCTGGTCAAGCACTGTAAGGAGCTTTACAAGGCGGAGGGAATATCCAATGCAGCAGAACCAGGGAATCCTTCTCACACTCGCTTTTAT TCGTTTTTCAACAACCCAGCGATTCCACTGTGCATGGTGGTAGGCCTGCAACTGTCACTGGTGGCACTACAGGTTGTAATATTGGTGCGAGTGTCTGAATGGTACCAGGTGGTCTCTCTCGCACTGCTTCTCTTCGCCAACTATTACACTCTGTTCAAACTCTCCAGAGACTATCTTGTATGCTGGAAAGTGTACAAGGCAGAGGCGATGatacaagacaaaattactgGTGGATAA